From the Shewanella amazonensis SB2B genome, one window contains:
- the tilS gene encoding tRNA lysidine(34) synthetase TilS: MQTSPAAVATLDSLVLLIEAALAGLTPSKLVLGYSGGLDSELMACALSHYAKKHPGTQCLLVHVHHGLSPNADTWARHCEHRAARYELEFVLEKVRVKQGARLSLEAEARSARYAALMAHLAEGDVLLTAHHQDDQLETVLLALARGLGPKGLAAMGQQQSLDDGAFQVRPFLGLSREYLEDAASALDLSHIEDESNQDTRFDRNFLRAEIIPRLKSRWGAIGATASRSAELCAQTQMLLDDEVSERLTPLISRCPLSHAFRLALGPVAASSRAWQAQLVRGFLEVAGLPPPSKIQLDEALSQLFAAKADAAVSLRFGRTRLRRYQGWLYAETESDNASHSLSGSTKTSATKTSATQTSATQTPFRQTPVTQQMLAEGIATPLGKLQLLPTDAENEGQDAHYWQARVPLGALIGDLTLVYGLPGSTKAWPVGRGKQRELKKLWQEFDVPPWLRISIPMLCCDEALVAAAGVWVEKTALEKSSQQESEDWLTIRLLRI, translated from the coding sequence ATGCAAACCTCGCCAGCGGCCGTTGCAACGCTTGATTCACTCGTCTTGCTGATTGAGGCGGCACTTGCAGGCCTGACGCCTTCCAAACTGGTGCTGGGTTACAGCGGCGGGCTGGACTCAGAGCTTATGGCCTGCGCCCTGTCTCATTACGCAAAAAAGCATCCTGGCACCCAGTGTCTGCTGGTGCATGTACATCATGGCCTTAGCCCGAATGCCGATACCTGGGCCCGTCATTGCGAGCATCGTGCCGCTCGCTACGAACTGGAGTTTGTGCTGGAAAAGGTCAGGGTAAAGCAGGGTGCCCGTCTAAGTCTGGAGGCCGAGGCTCGCAGCGCCAGATATGCTGCCTTAATGGCCCATTTGGCCGAAGGCGACGTCCTCCTTACCGCCCATCATCAGGACGACCAGCTGGAAACCGTGCTTCTGGCGCTGGCCCGGGGATTGGGCCCCAAGGGGCTTGCGGCCATGGGACAACAACAGTCCCTCGATGACGGAGCATTCCAGGTAAGGCCTTTTCTGGGCTTGTCCCGTGAGTATCTTGAAGACGCTGCGTCGGCGCTTGATCTCAGCCACATCGAAGATGAAAGCAATCAGGACACCCGCTTCGACCGCAACTTTCTGCGAGCCGAAATTATTCCGCGACTCAAATCCCGCTGGGGTGCCATAGGCGCGACTGCGAGTCGCAGTGCTGAGCTGTGCGCCCAAACCCAAATGCTACTGGATGATGAGGTCAGTGAGCGCCTGACTCCCCTTATCAGCCGTTGTCCTCTGAGTCATGCGTTCAGACTGGCACTGGGGCCAGTCGCTGCCAGCTCAAGGGCGTGGCAGGCACAATTGGTTCGGGGTTTTCTGGAGGTTGCCGGTCTGCCTCCACCATCAAAAATTCAGCTCGACGAGGCATTAAGCCAGCTTTTCGCCGCCAAAGCGGATGCCGCGGTTTCGCTGCGTTTTGGTCGCACCCGTTTGAGGCGATATCAGGGCTGGCTCTACGCCGAAACTGAATCTGATAACGCCAGTCATTCACTGTCCGGTTCCACTAAAACGTCGGCCACTAAAACGTCGGCCACTCAAACGTCGGCGACCCAAACGCCTTTCAGGCAAACTCCTGTCACGCAGCAGATGCTGGCTGAAGGGATTGCGACGCCTTTGGGCAAGCTGCAACTGCTGCCAACAGACGCGGAGAATGAAGGGCAGGACGCGCATTATTGGCAAGCCAGAGTGCCCCTTGGTGCACTCATAGGCGACCTGACGCTGGTATATGGTTTACCCGGCAGCACCAAGGCCTGGCCGGTGGGCCGTGGTAAGCAGCGGGAATTGAAGAAGCTCTGGCAGGAGTTTGACGTACCGCCCTGGCTTAGAATATCCATCCCCATGCTCTGCTGCGACGAGGCGCTGGTAGCCGCTGCCGGAGTATGGGTTGAAAAGACGGCGCTGGAGAAGTCATCGCAACAAGAGAGTGAAGACTGGCTGACCATCAGGCTTTTGCGCATCTGA
- a CDS encoding peptidase C39 family protein, translating into MEYRLASLAQLDALNALENSAFEGDRISPRQMRRFIQSPHACLMLALDGSTLAAYALVLFHRGTHLARLYSLAVSPDYRGRGVSRELLTRVEQVTVEKGYITLRLEVRNDNLAARNLYQKMGYKVLKSLVHYYDDLADGVRMHKRLEPPGPSTTLPMPLYVQTTPFSCGPACLQMAFAALRRSFQPSRLLELQLWREATTIYMTSGHGGCSAEGLALAAVNRGFDVTLFSQSHTIPFIDSVRDENKKAIISLVHEDFVGQLAQKGVSALPRAPTLEELEGYLQRGAAVLLLISTYRFNGEKGPHWIALSGCNPEYFFFHDPFVEHQKDAVSAAYVPVSRAELEKVMGFGRKKQTACVVLYPENHH; encoded by the coding sequence ATGGAATATCGCCTCGCGAGCCTAGCCCAACTCGACGCCCTTAATGCCCTCGAAAACAGTGCTTTCGAGGGAGACCGCATTTCGCCAAGACAAATGCGCAGGTTCATACAATCCCCCCATGCCTGCCTGATGTTGGCACTCGATGGCAGCACACTGGCGGCCTATGCACTGGTGCTTTTTCACCGTGGTACTCACCTTGCCCGGTTGTATTCACTGGCAGTCAGCCCCGATTATCGCGGCAGGGGGGTGTCGCGGGAACTTCTGACCCGGGTCGAACAAGTCACGGTGGAAAAAGGCTATATCACCTTACGCCTGGAGGTGCGAAATGACAATCTGGCAGCCCGGAATCTGTATCAAAAAATGGGTTATAAGGTACTGAAATCCTTAGTGCATTATTATGACGATCTCGCCGATGGCGTGAGAATGCACAAGCGATTGGAGCCGCCCGGTCCAAGTACTACCCTGCCCATGCCACTCTACGTGCAAACCACGCCATTCAGCTGCGGGCCGGCTTGTTTGCAAATGGCATTTGCGGCACTGCGACGCTCATTTCAGCCCAGCAGACTATTGGAGCTGCAACTGTGGCGTGAGGCCACCACTATCTACATGACCAGCGGCCATGGGGGCTGCAGCGCCGAAGGGCTGGCATTGGCAGCGGTAAATCGGGGCTTTGACGTTACCCTCTTCAGTCAGTCTCATACCATTCCTTTTATCGACAGTGTCAGGGATGAGAACAAAAAAGCCATTATCAGCCTGGTGCACGAGGATTTTGTTGGACAGCTGGCCCAAAAAGGCGTGAGCGCCTTGCCACGGGCACCAACACTGGAAGAGTTGGAGGGCTATTTACAACGTGGGGCAGCAGTACTTCTGCTTATCAGTACCTACCGTTTCAACGGTGAAAAGGGACCACACTGGATTGCGCTCAGTGGCTGCAATCCTGAGTATTTTTTCTTTCACGACCCCTTTGTTGAACATCAAAAGGATGCGGTTTCCGCCGCTTATGTGCCGGTTAGCCGGGCTGAGCTGGAGAAAGTGATGGGATTTGGGCGCAAAAAGCAAACCGCCTGCGTGGTGCTTTATCCGGAAAACCATCACTGA
- a CDS encoding RimK family protein, with protein MAQLLIVTDNKEDWRPYLPSEQMVTVNEYLAMGAWGNSKNVQVLNLCRNYDYLSNGYYCSLLAEARGHRVLPRVMTINDLSQDRFFSLPQGGLEKLSADLAELSFKLFFGYCDIPALERIGRKIFERFTVPVLEVKLVKLQEKWQVDSIQPFPYQALNDAEQDAFANSLEVFSQKVWRKPRRSRKFRYEMAMLVDEREKMPPSNKGALNRFIKAANRLGMELELIGPHELTRLGEFDGLFIRSTTNISNFTYRFAKSAEQLGLIVMDDPESIMKCTNKVFLSELLASHKVPAPKSMIFKASDEGWQDTLIAEIGLPAVLKVPDGAFSLGVVKVKERAQLEAEAMRIFQHSSLILAQEYLPTEFDWRIGVLNRQPIYACRYYMSRGHWQIYQHHKSGRVSSGGFDAMDMKSVPGQVVDAAVKAANLIGSGFYGVDLKEVNGKAYVIEVNDNPSVDHGVEDKYLGDLLYDRVMTEFLRRIQLRGF; from the coding sequence ATGGCGCAGCTGTTGATAGTGACGGATAACAAGGAGGACTGGCGCCCCTATCTGCCCAGCGAGCAGATGGTGACGGTGAATGAGTATCTGGCCATGGGGGCCTGGGGCAACAGCAAGAATGTGCAGGTATTGAACCTGTGCCGCAACTACGACTACCTCTCCAACGGCTATTATTGCTCGCTGCTGGCCGAAGCCCGTGGCCACAGGGTCTTGCCCAGAGTCATGACCATCAATGACTTGTCTCAGGACCGTTTTTTCAGCCTGCCTCAGGGCGGACTTGAAAAACTGAGTGCCGATCTGGCCGAACTCAGCTTCAAGCTGTTTTTTGGTTACTGCGATATTCCCGCCCTCGAGCGCATTGGTCGCAAAATATTTGAACGTTTTACCGTGCCTGTGCTGGAAGTGAAGCTGGTGAAGTTACAGGAAAAGTGGCAGGTCGACAGTATTCAGCCATTTCCCTATCAGGCGTTGAATGATGCTGAACAAGATGCCTTTGCCAACTCCCTGGAAGTGTTTTCACAGAAGGTGTGGCGTAAGCCCCGGCGTTCACGCAAGTTTCGTTACGAGATGGCAATGCTGGTGGATGAGCGGGAAAAAATGCCTCCATCAAACAAAGGGGCATTGAACCGCTTTATCAAGGCCGCAAACCGCTTGGGGATGGAGCTTGAGTTGATTGGGCCACATGAACTCACAAGGCTCGGGGAGTTTGACGGCCTCTTTATTCGCTCCACCACGAATATCAGTAACTTTACCTACCGTTTCGCCAAAAGCGCCGAGCAGCTGGGACTTATTGTGATGGATGATCCCGAGTCTATCATGAAGTGTACCAACAAGGTATTTTTATCCGAGCTTTTGGCCAGCCACAAGGTTCCTGCACCAAAGAGCATGATTTTTAAAGCATCCGATGAAGGCTGGCAGGATACGCTCATCGCCGAAATCGGCTTGCCAGCGGTACTTAAGGTACCGGATGGCGCCTTTTCCCTGGGGGTAGTCAAGGTGAAAGAGCGGGCACAGCTGGAAGCAGAGGCGATGCGTATCTTCCAGCACAGCAGTTTAATCCTGGCCCAGGAATACCTGCCGACCGAATTTGATTGGCGTATTGGGGTACTTAACCGCCAGCCAATCTACGCCTGCCGTTACTATATGAGCCGTGGTCACTGGCAAATTTACCAGCACCACAAGAGTGGGCGAGTAAGCAGCGGCGGTTTCGATGCTATGGATATGAAGTCGGTCCCCGGTCAGGTGGTGGATGCCGCCGTCAAGGCGGCCAATTTAATCGGCAGTGGTTTTTACGGTGTCGACCTGAAAGAAGTCAATGGCAAAGCCTATGTGATTGAAGTAAATGACAACCCCAGCGTTGATCACGGTGTGGAAGATAAATACCTTGGAGACTTGCTTTACGACAGGGTGATGACCGAATTTCTGCGGCGTATTCAGTTACGGGGTTTTTAA
- the dgcS gene encoding diguanylate cyclase DgcS produces the protein MDFGIAAQVYPDDYHFGRSATVVDIHDGPDQLALINIVQQLHASLDPRTVFACFGKVLGQYLPLAGIQAQFAEMQLSWGKRIGVSLKRHLNNEICRSAVLDYRLDAPLTPAQIRVLQTLESMLVQPLLNAIQYQKMSEQAMFDTLTGLGNRNFYGQAIKHAVARASRHQDKLSLIVLDLDNFKQLNDTHGHQFGDAVLRQFGALIKSAIRNTDQAFRIGGDEFVVLVRGELDSATLLCERILSKLAKGSFFYRNRIHTSLGAAEIQAGENQDNLYERADKALYQAKAAGRNCYRLSLQHPVKG, from the coding sequence ATGGACTTTGGTATTGCCGCACAAGTCTATCCCGATGATTACCACTTTGGCCGCAGCGCCACCGTGGTCGACATCCACGATGGCCCCGATCAGCTTGCACTGATCAACATAGTTCAGCAGCTCCATGCGAGCCTGGATCCAAGGACCGTTTTTGCCTGTTTTGGCAAAGTCCTGGGCCAGTATTTGCCGCTTGCCGGCATTCAGGCGCAATTTGCCGAAATGCAGCTCAGCTGGGGAAAGCGCATTGGGGTGAGTTTGAAACGGCATCTCAACAACGAGATCTGCCGCAGTGCTGTGCTGGATTACCGTCTCGATGCGCCGCTGACACCGGCGCAAATTCGCGTTTTGCAAACGCTGGAGTCCATGTTGGTCCAACCGCTGCTCAATGCGATTCAGTACCAAAAGATGTCTGAGCAGGCGATGTTTGATACCCTGACAGGCCTTGGAAACCGTAACTTTTACGGCCAGGCCATCAAGCATGCGGTGGCAAGGGCGAGCCGTCATCAGGACAAGTTATCCCTGATAGTCCTGGACCTGGACAACTTCAAACAGCTCAATGATACCCACGGCCACCAGTTCGGTGATGCCGTGCTCCGTCAATTCGGCGCGCTTATCAAGTCGGCTATCCGCAATACCGATCAGGCCTTCCGCATTGGCGGCGATGAATTTGTGGTGTTGGTGCGGGGCGAGCTGGACTCGGCGACCTTGCTGTGCGAGCGCATATTAAGCAAACTGGCCAAAGGCAGTTTCTTTTACCGAAACCGGATACACACCAGCCTTGGCGCTGCAGAGATCCAGGCGGGAGAAAACCAGGATAATCTCTACGAACGGGCCGACAAGGCCTTGTATCAAGCCAAGGCCGCCGGCCGCAATTGCTATCGCCTCAGTCTTCAACACCCTGTCAAAGGCTGA
- a CDS encoding monovalent cation:proton antiporter-2 (CPA2) family protein: MEQGILLKILLMLLIAIAAIALLRRLGLPAILAYLLTGVVAGPGGFDWFSQHQMHSVAELGVVLLMFTLGLEFSVPKLWAMRRTVFGLGSAQVLVTTLLTMLIAMALGQQPVQALVIGSTIALSSTAIVLKLLNEQGWLRRRHGELSVSVLLFQDLAVVPLLILLPLLGEADGTLALHNVMFALLKGTVAFIALMAFGKWALPKVFDEVARSRSNELFVLSALVVALLTGAFTQWLGLSMALGAFMAGMLLGESQYRRQLEADIRPFRDLLMGLFFISIGMLLDFRLVMAYWWQILLVLLAVISGKALVVHGLLKLAGEPFRISSVAALILAQVGEFSFVVLALAVNYQLLEPQVSTVLVMVAVISMALAPTLVRHAVSISKWLQGLKPSVKDDPHLPKVEEGTELVLILGYGRVGQTIARFLKAEAVPFLALDLDPTRVQEAKRAGEPVYFGDVCKRAILKQAGISQAKMIVLTFCDSRAVDEVIHLCRTLAPTAKILVRTRDDSELKLLEQAGASQVIPETLEGSLMLVSQVLYQCGVPLTRILKRLEFERRNHYQYLHGFFSGTETDFTLELLHAVALPRGASVVGQRLGDIPWAKLRVELRAIRRGGEEFDSPSEDWQLRAGDVLILLGKPRRVEKAEALLLQG; the protein is encoded by the coding sequence ATGGAACAGGGCATACTTCTCAAGATCTTGTTGATGCTGCTTATCGCCATTGCAGCCATCGCGCTCTTGAGACGTTTGGGTTTGCCCGCCATTCTCGCTTACCTTCTCACCGGTGTGGTTGCCGGTCCCGGCGGATTTGACTGGTTCAGTCAGCACCAGATGCATTCGGTGGCCGAACTTGGGGTCGTCCTCCTGATGTTTACCTTGGGGCTGGAGTTTTCTGTCCCCAAACTCTGGGCCATGCGCCGTACCGTGTTTGGCCTGGGCAGCGCTCAGGTGCTGGTCACGACTCTTCTCACCATGTTGATTGCCATGGCCCTTGGTCAGCAGCCGGTACAGGCGCTGGTGATTGGCTCAACTATCGCGCTTTCTTCCACCGCCATAGTGCTTAAGCTCCTGAATGAACAGGGATGGTTACGTCGGCGCCACGGTGAGTTATCCGTGAGTGTGCTGCTGTTTCAGGATTTGGCTGTTGTGCCATTACTTATCCTGCTCCCCTTGCTTGGTGAGGCCGACGGGACGCTTGCCCTCCACAATGTGATGTTTGCTTTGCTCAAAGGCACAGTGGCCTTTATTGCCCTGATGGCGTTTGGTAAGTGGGCACTTCCAAAGGTGTTCGATGAGGTGGCGCGTTCCCGCTCCAATGAACTCTTTGTGCTCTCAGCGCTGGTGGTGGCGCTGCTGACCGGTGCCTTTACCCAATGGCTAGGACTTTCCATGGCACTGGGGGCCTTTATGGCCGGCATGTTGCTGGGAGAAAGTCAGTATCGGCGACAGCTTGAAGCCGATATTCGGCCGTTCCGGGATCTCTTGATGGGGCTCTTTTTTATCTCCATCGGCATGTTGCTGGATTTCCGGTTAGTGATGGCTTACTGGTGGCAGATCTTACTGGTGCTGCTGGCGGTGATCAGTGGCAAGGCGCTGGTGGTTCATGGGCTCTTGAAGCTTGCAGGTGAGCCATTTCGTATCTCCTCGGTGGCGGCTCTCATTTTGGCGCAGGTGGGGGAGTTTTCCTTCGTGGTGCTGGCGCTGGCAGTGAATTATCAGCTGCTGGAGCCACAGGTCAGCACTGTGTTGGTGATGGTGGCGGTGATCTCCATGGCTCTGGCGCCAACCCTGGTGCGTCATGCGGTAAGTATCAGCAAATGGCTACAGGGGTTAAAACCTTCGGTTAAAGACGACCCCCATCTTCCCAAGGTGGAAGAGGGGACCGAGCTGGTGCTTATCCTGGGTTATGGTCGTGTCGGCCAAACCATCGCCCGCTTCCTGAAGGCCGAAGCCGTGCCATTTTTGGCGCTGGATCTTGACCCCACCCGGGTGCAGGAAGCCAAGCGTGCCGGCGAGCCAGTGTATTTTGGTGATGTCTGTAAGCGTGCCATTTTAAAGCAGGCGGGGATCAGTCAGGCAAAGATGATAGTGCTGACTTTCTGCGACAGCCGTGCTGTGGATGAGGTGATCCACCTGTGCCGAACTCTGGCGCCAACGGCGAAGATTCTGGTTCGCACCCGGGATGACAGCGAACTCAAATTGCTGGAGCAAGCCGGTGCCAGTCAGGTGATCCCTGAGACCCTCGAAGGCAGCCTGATGCTGGTCAGTCAGGTGTTGTATCAGTGCGGTGTTCCCTTAACCCGGATTTTAAAGCGGCTCGAGTTTGAGCGGCGCAATCATTATCAGTACCTGCATGGCTTTTTCTCCGGCACAGAAACCGACTTTACCCTGGAGCTCTTGCATGCAGTGGCGCTGCCAAGGGGCGCCAGTGTGGTAGGGCAACGACTCGGCGACATTCCCTGGGCCAAACTCAGGGTCGAGCTCAGGGCCATTCGCCGAGGGGGCGAGGAGTTCGACAGCCCGAGCGAAGACTGGCAGCTGCGCGCCGGTGACGTGTTAATTTTGCTTGGTAAACCCAGGCGGGTGGAAAAAGCCGAGGCGCTGCTGCTTCAGGGCTGA
- a CDS encoding patatin-like phospholipase family protein, translating to MPSSTALVLGGGGARAAYQVGVLKAIVQFYPRNHGIPFRIVCGTSAGAINGTSIATHASCFHLGVRKLEWVWRHFETSKVYTSSIPGVMKHLGRMALKGLQHDKVNTDAGSLLDNEPLRRLLNELIDFGRIDRNIRSGALTALSIDTSCYNNSRSVTFFQASRDIDNWYRARRSGERTRLNTEHLLASSAIPMVFPSIKLKQHYYGDGSVHQLAPLAGPIHLGAERILVINLDSPHKQDTRELEYHPKTATIAGHLLDTIFSDTLNSDLERLERINNTLKLIPPESRDRLQLKPIHTLVIKPSEDLTVLAARYYREMPFAIRTLLGLIGINEDSDSSIVSYLLFEKAYTSALIDLGYQDAMCQIDEIKAFFNID from the coding sequence TTGCCGTCATCGACTGCGCTGGTTTTAGGGGGAGGTGGTGCCCGCGCCGCATATCAGGTGGGGGTGCTCAAGGCTATTGTGCAGTTTTACCCCCGAAACCACGGCATTCCCTTTCGTATCGTCTGCGGTACCTCGGCAGGGGCCATCAATGGTACCTCCATCGCCACCCATGCGTCCTGTTTTCATTTGGGCGTGAGAAAACTCGAATGGGTATGGCGTCACTTTGAAACCTCCAAAGTCTATACCAGTTCCATTCCAGGGGTGATGAAGCACCTGGGCCGTATGGCTCTGAAGGGCCTGCAGCACGACAAGGTCAATACCGATGCGGGCAGTCTGCTGGACAACGAACCCTTACGACGGCTGTTAAACGAGCTTATCGATTTTGGCCGCATCGACAGGAACATACGTTCAGGAGCCCTCACGGCGCTGTCGATAGACACGTCCTGCTACAACAACTCACGCTCCGTGACCTTTTTTCAGGCGTCCAGAGACATAGATAATTGGTACCGTGCCAGACGCAGCGGAGAGCGCACCCGGCTCAATACCGAACATCTGCTCGCAAGCTCAGCCATTCCCATGGTGTTCCCCTCCATCAAGCTCAAACAACACTATTATGGCGATGGCTCGGTGCACCAATTGGCCCCGTTGGCTGGACCCATTCATCTGGGAGCAGAGCGCATTCTGGTGATAAACCTCGACAGTCCCCATAAGCAAGACACCCGTGAGCTTGAGTATCATCCGAAAACGGCCACCATCGCAGGTCACCTGCTGGATACCATCTTTTCGGACACGCTCAACAGCGACCTTGAGCGCCTTGAACGGATTAACAACACCCTCAAGCTCATTCCGCCAGAAAGTCGGGACAGATTACAACTCAAACCCATACACACGCTGGTTATCAAACCCAGTGAAGATCTCACCGTACTCGCCGCTCGCTACTATCGCGAAATGCCTTTCGCTATCAGAACCTTACTAGGGCTTATTGGCATTAATGAAGACTCAGACTCCAGTATCGTGTCCTATCTGTTGTTTGAGAAGGCCTACACCAGTGCCCTGATAGATCTTGGCTACCAGGATGCAATGTGCCAAATCGATGAAATAAAAGCATTTTTTAATATCGACTGA
- a CDS encoding proline--tRNA ligase, which produces MRVSKYLLSTQKETPANAEVVSHQLMLRAGMIRRNASGLYSYLPTGLRVLRKVEAIVREEMNKAGAIEILMPMVQPGDLWVETGRWDQFGPELLRFTDRHNRDFVLGPTHEEVITDLIRKEVSSYKQLPLNLYQIQTKFRDEVRPRFGVMRSREFLMKDAYSFHLTQETLDETYQAMYTAYSNIFSRMGLAFRPVLADTGSIGGSVSHEFHVLAQSGEDLIAYSTGSDYAANIEKAEAPLPTEPRGEATEALRTVDTPNAKTIAELVEQFGVAIEKTIKTLIVKGATEEAPLVALLVRGDHELNEIKADKLELVASPLEFAGEAEIRAAVGAGTGSIGPVNLKMPIIADHSVLVMSDFAAGANEDGKHFFGINWERDLPLVQGADIRNVVEGEATPDGKGTYAFARGIEVGHIFQLGNKYSEAMNATVLDENGKSQIMLMGCYGVGVSRIVAAAIEQNNDERGIVWPEAIAPFTVGILPMNMHKSHRVTDTAEALYKELTEAGFEVLFDDRKERPGVMFADMELLGIPHTVVIGDRNIDTGVYEYKNRRTGEKTEVPFAELVSFLKAQFQQG; this is translated from the coding sequence ATGCGAGTCAGCAAATACCTGCTATCGACACAGAAAGAAACCCCAGCCAATGCCGAGGTAGTCAGTCATCAACTCATGCTGCGTGCGGGCATGATCCGCCGCAATGCGTCAGGCCTTTACAGCTACCTGCCCACAGGTTTGCGGGTACTGCGCAAAGTAGAAGCTATTGTTCGCGAAGAAATGAACAAGGCTGGCGCCATTGAGATCCTGATGCCCATGGTGCAGCCGGGTGATTTGTGGGTCGAAACAGGTCGTTGGGATCAGTTTGGTCCCGAGCTTTTGCGCTTTACCGACCGCCACAACCGCGACTTCGTGCTGGGCCCAACCCACGAAGAAGTGATCACTGACCTTATCCGTAAAGAAGTAAGCTCGTACAAGCAGCTGCCGCTGAACCTGTATCAGATCCAGACCAAGTTCCGTGACGAAGTGCGCCCCCGTTTCGGTGTGATGCGCTCACGGGAATTCCTGATGAAGGATGCCTACTCCTTCCACCTGACACAGGAGACTCTGGACGAAACCTATCAGGCCATGTATACCGCCTACAGTAACATCTTCAGCCGTATGGGTCTGGCATTCCGCCCCGTGCTGGCCGATACCGGCTCCATCGGTGGCAGCGTGTCCCACGAATTCCACGTACTGGCCCAGAGCGGTGAAGACCTGATTGCCTACTCCACCGGCAGCGATTACGCCGCCAACATCGAGAAGGCCGAAGCGCCCCTGCCCACCGAGCCTCGCGGCGAAGCAACCGAAGCGCTGCGCACCGTGGACACCCCCAATGCCAAAACCATCGCCGAGTTGGTTGAGCAGTTTGGCGTGGCCATCGAAAAGACCATCAAGACTTTGATTGTTAAAGGCGCCACCGAAGAAGCCCCTCTGGTTGCTCTGCTGGTTCGTGGCGACCACGAACTGAACGAAATCAAGGCCGACAAGCTGGAACTGGTGGCCTCGCCGCTGGAATTTGCCGGTGAAGCTGAAATCCGCGCCGCCGTGGGTGCTGGTACCGGCTCTATCGGTCCGGTTAACCTCAAGATGCCTATCATTGCTGACCACAGCGTACTGGTAATGAGCGACTTCGCCGCCGGTGCCAACGAAGATGGCAAGCACTTCTTCGGTATCAACTGGGAGCGCGATCTGCCGCTGGTTCAGGGCGCCGACATCCGCAACGTCGTAGAAGGCGAAGCCACACCCGATGGCAAGGGCACCTATGCCTTTGCCCGCGGTATCGAAGTGGGTCACATCTTCCAACTGGGTAACAAGTACTCAGAAGCCATGAACGCCACCGTACTTGATGAAAACGGCAAGTCACAGATCATGCTGATGGGCTGTTATGGTGTGGGCGTGAGCCGTATCGTGGCCGCTGCCATCGAGCAGAACAATGACGAGCGCGGCATTGTATGGCCTGAGGCCATTGCCCCGTTCACCGTTGGCATTTTGCCGATGAACATGCACAAGTCTCATCGGGTTACCGATACCGCTGAAGCCCTGTACAAAGAACTGACCGAAGCCGGTTTCGAAGTACTGTTTGACGACCGTAAAGAGCGCCCTGGCGTGATGTTTGCCGATATGGAGCTGCTGGGCATACCTCACACTGTGGTCATAGGCGATCGCAACATAGACACAGGTGTCTATGAGTACAAGAATCGCCGCACCGGTGAAAAGACCGAAGTGCCTTTTGCAGAGCTGGTGAGCTTCCTCAAAGCCCAGTTTCAGCAAGGCTAA